The following is a genomic window from Streptomyces chrestomyceticus JCM 4735.
GGGCGGCGGGGACCGCGGACAGGCCCAGCATCAGCCGCCAGTGGCCGCCGTCGGACAGTCCCCAGTTCACGAAGTACGTGAGGGCGATACCGGCGACCGTGGCGACCTGGTACGCGGCCACCGAGGCGCCGCGGGTGCGCGCCGGTGACGACTCGGCGATGTACAGCGGCGCGGCCACGATCGAGATGCCGATGGCGACGCCGAGCAGGAACCGTACCGCGTCCAGGACGACGACGTTCGGGGCGAGCGCGGAGAGCGCCACGAAGACCGTGTAGGACCCGGCGACGATCAGCATGGCGGCCTTGCGGCCCAGCGCGTCGGCCAGCTTGCCGCCGATCAGCGCGCCCAGGATCGACCCCAGCACCAGGATGCTGTTGACCAGGCCCTTCTCGGTGTCGCTGAGGTGGAAGTCCTTGCTCAGGAACACCAGGGCGCCGGAGATGCTGCCGGTGTCGTAGCCGTAGATGACGCCGACGACGGCTCCGGTGAGGGCGAAGAGCCGGCCGGTGCGCCGGGGCGGCGGGCCCTCGGGGCCCGGCGGCGGGGACGGTGACTGCGTGGAGCGCGTTGCAACGGACATGGGGAGTCCTTTGTGACGACTGTCGGCGGAACGGCCTTGCTGCGTGACGATCACCGCGGCAGCCGCCGGTGGACGGCCGGTGACCGGACGTACCGCCCGGAGCCGGCGCGGGCAGCGCTGTCCGACGGCCGCCGCCCCACTGCGGCTGCATGAGTGATCTTGCGAGTATTCGGCTCCCTTCAGTCATGTGTCAACAGTCACCCGGGGAGGCCGGGCCCCTCGCATACCTCCTGTACGGAGCGCCAGTTCACTGCTCATCCCTTCCCGCCATACGGGCACTCCCACCCTTCCGAGGGATGGATTACGCCGCAGGGCGTGCGTAGAGTTGCTTGCAATCGAGCATGATGTTGCAAGTTCACGCAGACAACTGGAGGGTGTCGTGAGCGGGACCTCGTACATGGAGCAGGAGCTGCGCAGCCAGCCGGACACCTGGCGGGAGGCGGCACGGATCGCCGGCGCGGACACCCCGCTGCCCGGCGCCGGCGAGCGGGTCGCGGTGGTGGGCTGCGGCACCTCCTGGTTCATGGCGCAGGCGTACGCCGCCCTGCGGGAGGATGCCGGGCTGGGGGTGACGGACGCCTTCGCGGCCTCGGAGGCGTTCCTCGGCGCCGACCGGGGCTACGACGCCGTCGTGGCGATCACCCGCTCCGGGACCACGACCGAGGTACTGCGCCTGCTGGAGCAGGTGAAGGGCCGCATTCCGACGGTGACCGTGCTCGGTGACCCCGACACCCCGGCGACCGCGCTGTCGGACGCGACGGTCACCCTGCCGTTCGCCGACGAGCAGTCCGTGGTGCAGACCCGGTTCGCGACGACCGCGCTCGCGCTGCTGCGGGCCCACCTCGGCGAGGACCTGTCCGGCGCGGTGCGCGACGCGGAGGAGGCGCTGACCGCTCCCGTGGAGAAGGAGTGGCTGGACGCCGAGCAGTTCTCCTTCCTCGGCACGGGCTGGACGTACGGGCTGGCCAACGAGGCGGCGCTGAAGATGCGGGAGGCGTCGCAGAGCTGGACGGAGTCCTACCCCGCGATGGAGTACCGCCACGGCCCCATCTCCATAGCGGCACCGGGCCGCGTGACCTGGGTGTTCGGCCCGGTGCCGGAAGGTCTGGAGGCGGAGGTCGCCCGGACCGGCGCCGGGTTCGTGCGGCACGGGCGCGACCCGCTGGCCGACCTGGTGCTGGTGCAGCGGATCGCCCTGGAGCGGGCCCGCGCCCGCGGCCTGGACCCCGACAACCCGCGCAGCCTGACCCGGTCGGTGATGCTCACGGCGCCGGAACCGGCGGCCGGGTAGCGGGGCGGGCGGCCGTACGGGCCGGACGCACCATACGGGCCGGACCGTACGAGTTGCGCCCGGGGGTCCGCCGCCCCACTCCCCCGCCCGGCCCCACTCGCACCACCCTCCGCCTTCAGCGCCCCGGACCGTGCACGCCCCGCACCCGTCCCGTCCACACGAACCGCCGGAAACGATCGCGCTCCGCGCTCCGTGTTCCGTGCCCCGCATTCCGTGTTCCGCAAGGGAGTCAAGCCCCCATGCCCCTCGTCCCCACCTCGTCGATCGTCACCGCCGCCCGTGAGGCGCGGGCCGGCGCCGCGGCGTTCAACGTCATCCACCTGGAGACCGCCGAGGCTCTCGTCACGGCCGCCGAGCGCAGCGGCTTCCCGGTCATCCTCGGCATCAGCGAGAACTGCATCCGCTACCACGGCAGCCTGCTGCCCATCGTCCGCGCCACCCTCGCGCTCGCCGAGGCGTCCCCCGTCCGGATCGCCGTGCACCTGGACCACATCACCGAGCCGGACCTGGTGCGGGAGGGGGTCGAGGCCGGGGTGCGGTCGGTGATGGTGGACGCCTCGGCCCTCCCGTACGAGGAGAACGTGGCCGCCACGGCGGAGCTGACCGCCTGGTGTCACCAGCGCGGCGCCTATGTCGAGGCCGAGCTGGGCGAGGTCGGCGGCAAGGACGGTGTGCACGCGCCCGGTGCCCGTACGGACCCCGACGAGGCACTGGCGTTCGTCCGGTCGACCGGGGTGGACGCGCTGGCCGTCGCCGTCGGCTCCTCCCACGCGATGCACGAACGCACCGCAGTCCTGGACAAGGAGCTGATCGGGGCGCTGGCCGGGAAGCTGCCGGTGCCGCTGGTGCTGCACGGCTCCTCCGGCGTGCCCGACGACGAACTGCGCCGGGCCGTCGCAGCAGGTATGACTAAGATCAACATCTCCACCCATCTGGTCTCCGTCTTCACCCGCAGCATCCGGGACACCCTGGACGCGGACCTGACCCTCGTCGACTCGCGCAAGTACGTGAAACCGGCACGCGAGGCCGTGGCCCAGGAGGCCGCCCGGCTCCTGGCCCTGCTCGGCGCCCCGGCCGCGGTACCGGGCCAGTCGGCAGCCGCGGAGGCGCCCGTGCAGAAGTGACGCGTGTGGAAGTGAGCCGGGGGCCTCCGGGGGGCGTGCGGCTCCGACGGAGGGTGCGCTTGGGGGCGTGCGGCTCCGGCGGAGGGCTGACGGGGTGCGCGCCTCGGTGGGGTGCCCGCTTCGGGGGCGTGCAGCTCCGGCAGGGTGGCTACGGAGTGTGTGCTCAGTGGGGTGTGCGCTCGGTGGGTGTGCGCTCCGATGGGCGGGCGGCGCTGGACGGGGCCCCCGGCACCTGCCGCGAAAGCGTTTGCGTACCCTCCCACCAGGGGGTGTATGTGGCGCCTGCTCCCCCTGCCCCCGGCCGCCGAAGGGCTTCCCGACATCACGCAGGCCGCCGGAGAGGACTTAGGCTCGCGCCATGAACCGCCATGAACGGATGAACGCCCTCCTTGAGCTGCTCGGCGAACGTGGCCGGGTGGAGGTCGAGGAGGCCGCGTCCCGGCTGGAGGTGTCGGCCGCGACGATGCGGCGCGACATGGACGCCCTGGCCGACCAGCAGTTGCTGACCCGCACCCGGGGCGGCGCGGTGCTCAGCTCGGTGGCGTACGACCTGCCCATCCGTTACAAGCAGGCGCACCACGCCGCGGAGAAGGAAGCGGTGGCGCAGGCCGCGGCGAAGCTGGTCGAGCGCGGCGACGTGGTCGGCCTCAGCGGCGGCACCACGACCACGGAGATCGCCCGGGTGCTGGCCACCCGGCCGGAGTTCGCCGAGGCGGGACCGCAGCCGCATCTGACCATCGTCACCAACTCGCTGAACATCGCCAACGAACTGGCCGTACGGCCGCAGATCAAGATCGTGCTGACCGGCGGCGTGGCGCACTCCAGGTCGTTCGAACTGGTCGGCCCGTTCAGTGAGCTGGTGCTCCAGCAGATCTCCGTGGACATCGCCTTCATCGGCGCCAACGGCATGGAGCCGGTGATGGGCGCGACCGTGCACGACGAG
Proteins encoded in this region:
- a CDS encoding DeoR/GlpR family DNA-binding transcription regulator, with product MNRHERMNALLELLGERGRVEVEEAASRLEVSAATMRRDMDALADQQLLTRTRGGAVLSSVAYDLPIRYKQAHHAAEKEAVAQAAAKLVERGDVVGLSGGTTTTEIARVLATRPEFAEAGPQPHLTIVTNSLNIANELAVRPQIKIVLTGGVAHSRSFELVGPFSELVLQQISVDIAFIGANGMEPVMGATVHDEAEARINRLMAERARRAVVVADSSKIGARCFARVGGADVFDTLITDSGVRDSVRREFGERGLRVVAARPAADD
- a CDS encoding SIS domain-containing protein; amino-acid sequence: MSGTSYMEQELRSQPDTWREAARIAGADTPLPGAGERVAVVGCGTSWFMAQAYAALREDAGLGVTDAFAASEAFLGADRGYDAVVAITRSGTTTEVLRLLEQVKGRIPTVTVLGDPDTPATALSDATVTLPFADEQSVVQTRFATTALALLRAHLGEDLSGAVRDAEEALTAPVEKEWLDAEQFSFLGTGWTYGLANEAALKMREASQSWTESYPAMEYRHGPISIAAPGRVTWVFGPVPEGLEAEVARTGAGFVRHGRDPLADLVLVQRIALERARARGLDPDNPRSLTRSVMLTAPEPAAG
- a CDS encoding class II fructose-bisphosphate aldolase; protein product: MPLVPTSSIVTAAREARAGAAAFNVIHLETAEALVTAAERSGFPVILGISENCIRYHGSLLPIVRATLALAEASPVRIAVHLDHITEPDLVREGVEAGVRSVMVDASALPYEENVAATAELTAWCHQRGAYVEAELGEVGGKDGVHAPGARTDPDEALAFVRSTGVDALAVAVGSSHAMHERTAVLDKELIGALAGKLPVPLVLHGSSGVPDDELRRAVAAGMTKINISTHLVSVFTRSIRDTLDADLTLVDSRKYVKPAREAVAQEAARLLALLGAPAAVPGQSAAAEAPVQK